One Streptomyces mobaraensis NBRC 13819 = DSM 40847 DNA segment encodes these proteins:
- a CDS encoding glycosyltransferase family 4 protein has protein sequence MSSSSGTSHGRPPLHAVQVLGGGSVGSGAHVRSLAAGLVARGLRVTVCAAGGTEERYGFTEAGASFTPLPGGTDALLVAAIRAATADADVVHAHGLRWGLLAALALRGRSTPLVLTWHRRVRAAGARAHVVRLMERRAVRTAAVVLGATPDLVDQARARGARDARLTPVGLPGAEGAAPVGAEPDGDVPRDKVLAELGVLGRPLLLAVGRLEPDQGYGPLLDAARSWRRLDPEPLLVVAGEGPERPSLQRRIEEEGLPVRLVGRRDDVPQLVAAADVVILPSRWEGRAVLAQEAFRVGVPLVATAVGGVPDLVGDAAELVPYGDASALACAVSRVLVDSRRRGELVAAGRRMGAGWPSEDDAVAHVLSVYDELWG, from the coding sequence GTGAGCAGTTCATCCGGCACGTCCCACGGCCGGCCGCCCCTGCACGCCGTCCAGGTGCTGGGCGGCGGCAGCGTGGGCAGCGGCGCCCATGTGCGGTCGCTGGCCGCCGGCCTCGTCGCGCGGGGGCTGCGGGTGACGGTGTGCGCGGCCGGAGGGACCGAGGAGCGGTACGGATTCACCGAGGCGGGCGCCTCGTTCACACCGCTGCCGGGCGGGACGGACGCGCTCCTCGTCGCCGCGATCCGGGCGGCCACCGCCGACGCGGACGTCGTCCACGCGCACGGCCTGCGCTGGGGCCTCCTCGCCGCGCTCGCCCTGCGCGGGCGCTCCACGCCGCTGGTGCTCACCTGGCACCGGCGGGTCCGCGCGGCGGGCGCCCGGGCCCACGTCGTACGGCTGATGGAACGACGGGCCGTGCGGACCGCCGCGGTCGTGCTCGGCGCCACGCCGGATCTGGTGGACCAGGCGCGGGCGCGGGGGGCGCGGGACGCCCGGCTGACGCCGGTGGGGCTGCCCGGGGCGGAAGGCGCGGCTCCCGTCGGCGCGGAGCCGGACGGCGACGTCCCCCGGGACAAGGTGCTCGCGGAACTCGGCGTTCTGGGGCGGCCGTTGCTCCTCGCCGTCGGACGGCTCGAACCCGACCAGGGGTACGGTCCGCTGCTCGACGCCGCCCGTTCCTGGCGGCGGCTCGACCCCGAACCCCTGCTCGTCGTCGCCGGCGAGGGGCCCGAGCGGCCGTCGCTGCAACGGCGGATCGAGGAGGAGGGGCTGCCCGTGCGGCTCGTCGGGCGGCGGGATGATGTGCCGCAACTGGTGGCGGCGGCGGATGTGGTGATCCTGCCGAGTCGGTGGGAGGGGCGGGCGGTGCTGGCGCAGGAGGCTTTTCGGGTGGGGGTGCCGTTGGTGGCCACGGCGGTGGGGGGTGTTCCCGACCTTGTCGGCGACGCGGCGGAGCTTGTGCCTTATGGGGATGCCTCGGCGTTGGCCTGCGCGGTGTCGCGTGTGCTTGTCGATTCGCGGCGGCGGGGGGAGTTGGTGGCCGCGGGGCGGCGGATGGGGGCGGGGTGGCCTTCGGAGGATGATGCGGTTGCTCATGTGCTGAGTGTGTACGACGAGTTGTGGGGGTGA